Within Prinia subflava isolate CZ2003 ecotype Zambia chromosome 10, Cam_Psub_1.2, whole genome shotgun sequence, the genomic segment TTTCAGTTTTTACCTTCATTTGCCTAATGCAGTGTTGGAGGGTTCCCCAGACTGTTTCTAATTTGGTCTAATAATCTTGCATAAATTATCAGGCGGCCTTTTCATCCATATTCTTAGCCAATGTACACTGGCTCAGTGACAGCATTTGCATGCACTGACACTCCTGAAATGTTTCAATAATAGAACAAAGTGAGCAGTAAtagaggagagagaaagacagaaaagatagaagaggaaaataatttgactTGAAATCTACCCAAAGATAGGAAATGTGATGAAAGCCACCAGTAGGGAGTTCAGAAGGAACAATTATCCACTCTTGAACACAATTCAGAAAACTTTGAGGGAAGCTGCATACTTTTCTACAGCAAGAGGAAATCACTGGTGACATACACAGTCTCAAAGATACCAAGGAACTTGCTGAGGCTCTGGGGAGATGGTGGTCTGAACCAATAAATATGAAGCTtcagaaaatcaaaatcagaGTTTTAAtcaaaagagataaaaatattttcttatggGAATGTGAGGAAAAGAAGCTGAGACTTGTATATCAAAACCATAGTGATATTACCACTTAACCTTCAAGCTcactgatatttttcatttcttgcaTTCCATGCTTACCgatattttccttcttcaaatGGATTTAGATCCTCAAGCAAGCAATCCTTCCTGCAAGATCTTCCTGGAAGTCAAACGTTCTTACTGGTATAGCTTTAAGAGCAGATGGGCCACAGCAACAGAGTCCAAACACACATGCACAATAAAATACGCTCATTTGGTGGCATGAATTAAATTTATTGCTTCTATTACAATCTTACATGCTCACGCAAATATGGTTATTTAGTTATACATTTGCAAAGCtgtccttcccttttttttttggttaacaGTCCACAATTTGGAAATAACTTTAGTATTCTGCAAAACAACAAGaagcaaaaaaacacccaccTTCAGAACAACCAAACCTGTTCTGTTACGACTCTAACATCTGAGGCAGTGTACTCATATTAAAGCAAGAACACATATGCTCTGCATCTTTTTTGAATCCAGAAAGGCACATGCTCAATAAAGTCCCTGTGTCCATGTTCCAGCTTTCATTTTATAGTCTCACTTAGTTCCGAAGTCACGAAAAACACTCTGAAAACATACTTTTCAGTCACAGAGCCTGCACATCACATGGATTCACATACTTAACTTTAAACTCTTGAGAGAGGTCAGACAAgaaagatttcagaaaaaatggCATCAGCTCCCCACATCTCTCTCCTGGTGCCCAGGCTGGCTGACTGAATGTTTGCAATGTCATCACCTTAGCTCTTCAACTCCCCAGCTGCACCCCTGGCAGGGTTTGTATAATGATATGGTAATTTCATAAACTGAACCAGTGAACTGGTCtggattaaaaataatcttgCACAAAACGAGTGGATGGATGGAGGAGGGAAAGCTCGTGTTCAGCTATAAGGATTACTTTACTTATCCAGTTCATTGCActgtgtgcaggcagctctgctcactCAGGTAACAAAGCAGCACAAACTCCTCATGCAAACAGTGGTGATGCAGACACAGAAAcagagccttttctttttcttttacatctcCTCTTACATTATGGCATGTCTACTTCAACCTGACTGCAGCAGCATGCACATCACCAGAAGTGAGGCaatgagctgctgcttttgtattttgttttgaagtacAAGCTCCAGCTGGTCAATCAGTGCATGAATTTCAGAGCTAGCAGTGAAGTTATGTGTCAGGTTTCATCTGCTCCTCTCTAGAATTACATTCCCAAGCACTCTTCTCTGCAATAAAAAATGAATGCAGGGAATCTGCCACAGAGAAATTAAGTGATATGACCACACTTTAAACAAAGCTTTGGTTACCACCACTTCAGTACCAGAGGTTTGCAACACTCTGGACATGAGTTAAGAAATGCTGCTTCTTAATCCCAGCTTCCTCCTACAGACAAGGCAGGTGTAAGGGAACTGAAGCAGTCAGGGTGTTGTGAAGAGCAATACAATTAGCCCAGTTATAAATAGCAACAAGAGCTCAGACAACAATCCTAGTTTGAACATTAAAAGCAAACGTCTCCTAACAGACTGTGCTGTGTATTTACTagagccagcagcagtgaaagTATTCTGTGAGGTAACATTCCTGTAATCTTTAGGCTGAAGTATGAGAGATTTATGAGTTCATGACAATAAAACAAACATAGGAATTATACCTCTTGTATATTCTGACCCAATTTTGTCACTCAAAATATACcccaatacatttttttaatcatcctCTAAAAACTGCCTTCAAATTATATATAATACCTAATACACTAACTGCAGAGGTGAAAAAGCTGAGAAAGTTTTCCCAGAACCAATatataaaggagaaaaaaggcatCACTTCATAAAattcacaaagaaagaaaggtaGAGAAGTGCAAAACATCCCGTTGCCAGCAGTGACAGTGGAACAGCAGCTGACTGCATGGGAAGATGTGTTACTGGGAAAGCCACGGAGCTCTGCGCCGGGAGGTGCTACCCAGACACCAGGAGTGAGTTGAGAGGGTGTGTGTTTTGGCTTACATGTTTGTTTAGCCTGGGATTTACAAAACACAGAATAAGGAGGTGAGAGGAGgtaagagcagcagcaggcttcaatcccctggcacagcacaggccagGCATTTAACAACCTGGAGCTTGGAGAAATGGAAAACCCTGATAGCTTAACTGACCAGGGCACCAAAAACTTCTCTTTTatccttcctctcccctcctgcaaGTCTTGAACTCTTCTAGCCACAGTTAACctagaaaatgaaggaaattgaTGATGTTCAATACTGCCTAGAAGAAAATACACCTGCATCAACTTGTCCCTTCAAATTCAAACCTCAATAATGCAACAATGATATTTTCTTAGTCTTTGATGTGGGGATAGGTGGGAGGTGTGATGAAGATTGCAGGTCAGCAGCTGGGCTTCCCCAGACACCCTTTTGGGCACTGGCACCTATCAGGTTCCTTCCAGAGCTGTGATTACAGCAGTTACTGGGACTCCAAATGTAACTGTGAGCTCTGAAACAACTCTGTCACCATCACACACTATTCCTGAATGAATGCACAGGCACAGAACAAGAGATTTAAGGAAGGGACAGGAATTTGAGCACTCCCCATTCCCAGAAGAGCAGCAATCATGTTttgaaggaaagcagaaagatttTCTCACAGCAGTGTCTGGGATACAGGGACCCTGACTTCACTAGAAGTCTTGAGATGCGTCCCACTCCTTATTGAACACAAACTGCTTTCACAGCTCACATTAACAAAATGAACCACCTCTGTGTGTTTCAAAATGAGATGTacattatatttatatttagaagACAACCCACCCCACTATCAATAACTAATtcagcatatatatatataattttatatatccTAAAAAATTAAGAGATACTGTCCACTGCACCTGAAAAGACCCAAGCTATGCAGCAGATGCACGGCACTACAGTCAGGCAACAGTTTTGATTCCCTGTAGCAATCCTCAGTGGCACATTAATTATCCAGCCTCTTTCTTCATGAGTTCTCAGGAACCACATGAAGCTGCCATCCTTCgcctttctctgctctccttaCATAGTTAATcacagaggaggcagctgcCACCTGCACTGACAGCTCCTAAGCACTGAGCTCGTGCCCTGTCACTTCAGTAGAAGCCCATGCTGGGCATGGCAGTAATTCATGAGGCATGGAGCCAGTCTGACATGCATAAAGTCAGTTCCAAGCAGAGGGttaaaaaatgtgctttctagactgttttttttctgaatatctaaacaacaaagcagaaatgtgtGGGATGGACAGATGCTATTGTGTGCTTGTTCTAAGAAACACAGCTTCCTGAAAGGAGATATGGAAATGAACATAGAAATATTTACGATGAGGGgaccacattttaaaattatcctgACTCCTACTAAAGCCTTTGCCGAAGCTCCAGTTCCACCCAAAGTCCCAATCCCCCATTTGCATATaagaatggcttttttttttttcccctaaagcATAAAAAATGCAAAGCCATATCTGTAAGGCACTAATGGCAAAGAATTTTTTACCAAGGTCTGATGTTAAGGAGACAGGTGCCTACACTCTGAAGAAAGGTCTTCTGGTGCTGCCCCATCTATACACCCCCAGCCTGTGGAAGTGGATAAAGGCACAGGAGTCTGTGACCTACAAAATCAAGGGGGAACTAAAcatcagaaaaaacccacacagaagAATGACTTCAGAGAAAGGCACTGAAATTTCTGTGGCTGGCATAAATCCGTGTCATGCACTCTCTGCTGATAtgaaagctttaaaatttttgaacTTTATGTACAAAGAAGCAATTCAGCATGAAAATATAATTCCAGAAGACTTTACAGGAGAGCTGTTTATCATCTGAGTGAAGAGCAGGCTACAGTACTGAAAAATAAGAGGGGCAAAAAATATgactgcaagggaaaaaaaaataccaattGCTAATCAATAGAAAGTTCACACCAGAATaatcaaacaaaccaaactgattttatttctgaattggttttaaaatgtttgtgatTCATATAAGGCTATTTCTTAGCACCAATTGACTAGAAAACACTTATAATCTAATCCTTGGTGCAAAAATAGTCTTATGTATCTGAATCACAAACAATAAATTCACTCTTTTGGTCACAACACCAGCAGATTTGTTGTATATCAAACTTCCTCTTTCTCCCTTATTCTGAAATACTTTCAGATACTCTTTAAATAATTCTTTGCCATGTTCCCCTACCAAACACAGATACACAAGACTGCAGGCTGCAGACATTCTCTATTTACCGCCTCCTCTAATTTCTAGTATTAGCTGCCAAATTACAAGAGCTTGTGGTTGGAAAATTGCAGCTGAGTATTGAGTAGCTGAACTGTCCCAGGCTGGCATGTCAGCCACAAATTGTGGGCAGAGGTCTCTTTTCTCATTTGATAAAGAATAGGGCATAGAAAGAGCTGTACACAGGCAGCATCGTTTCCACAGCCAGGCCAGACACGCAGGAGACTGCAGTGTTACCACTGCAAATACAAGTTAGTGCCTTCTACAAAAAGGTCAAAGCATTAACTCCAGACTTGTAGGTGACCTCAGATGAACTAAAATAGTGTAATTCACTGAACATAGTAGTCTAATTCACTAACCTACTGATGCCATTTTACCAAACACACTTGCCATTTTCTTTGTATCATTTTGAAACCAGTAACCTCACTTCAGGCACTTTGAATCATTATTTGCAATTGGGAGATTTGCAAGAAGCAGAATCTTTTGTCCTGGAAAGTGAAAAATTAGataattttccttcatttacAGTGAGCAGCAGATGCAGCCCAGCTGGCCAGACCTGACACTGAGCTGCAGTACTGAGATCATGCACCCATTTCTTTTGGTGTGGAGCCACCATCGTGACTCAGATTACAGCATGTTTTTCTGAAGCTATATCATCCTGCCTTTAAGGCACAATccttaaaaaacccagaaaagagAGGCATGGGCACAAGGGATTAGACCAGACATCCACTTTGCCCAGTACCTGACGTCTGTGTCCATGGGACAACACTCCAGTAAAAAGCCTAAGAAGCAGGGACTACACCAAGCTACATGCTGCCCTCAACATCCATTTAGTATGTAACTTAGAGAGTTCCATACCTGAATACTTAAGagtatatttcatatttttaaatcttttgtcCATTATGGAGCCCATTCTTACAAAAATGTAACTGGAAATAGCATGAAATAGCACATACTTTATTTACTTTAAACCTGGAGCacaatatttacatttaatatCTCCAAATCTTGTCAAACCGTGTCATTCACTATGTTATACAGGCCTGTGAACACTCTCTGCTTTCTGTACTTCACAGAGTATAACTAAGGCACAACTAAGTCCACCACACACCATAAACTTAGATCAATATTCTCCACAAATACTATCTTTTATCCATCAGAACTGAATTTTGCCTGCCATTTTCTTGCCCCACAACTTACCACTGCAAGATGCCTCTGACATTCCTCACAGTCAGCTTTTGGTCTTACCACCTGGGAAAATGTGTTAGTGCTTTATTATTCATCCTCCATTCCAGACAGTTTATGAGCATTTGGAACAGCAGAGATCCTAGCACACTTTCTTCCAGAAAACTCCATCCCTGTATTGTCCAGtcttcttattttttccataCAGTTTCCACTACTTACCTAGTCACTATCTAATTACTACAGAACTACACTAGTTTAACTTCCCAAAAATCTTTGAAAcagtttggttgtttttggtttttcgGGCAGGGGTTTGTTTGCTCGGAGgttttgcatgtgtgtgtattatggtttttttaagaaatccaGACATGTTGTATTAGTTAAATCAAATGCTGATCCAGTCATTGAAACAACACAAGCAGATTTACAGGGCAGAagttcctgctgcagaagaCAATTTGTCTCCTCTCTCTATGTGAACAAACACcaattctattttttatttttaggttctAAGAGGAGCCTGATACAGAAACCAGGCTTGCTCTTAGCTTCCACTTTCCCAAACAACCCCCCAGACCCTCCTTGAAAAGCCCAGCACGTTTACTGCTTTTCATTCTTCCATTCTAAGGCCAATTTAAGCACAACCGTGTGTAACTCGGCAACTTCAACACCGAGCTCCTCACAAAGTGAGAACTTTTCCTAGCAGTTCTTTGTGCTAGGAATTCACTCCAAAACGTCAAGCTTCTGTCACTttcccccagcctgtcccctggAAATGAAGGGtccacatgggaactgttctgCAGTGAATAGCAATGCAAATAACTTCTCTGCCACAGCTTTACCTTCCCTTAGCTCACATGTAATATTATAAACTTCTATCAGCTCATCGGGATCTCTGACAGGTTTTTCGCCTTTGACAGTCAGACAAAaagctttattattttttaaatgtctttacAAAGTTGTTCCTCAACATTTTTTTTGCTCTATCTCATTATGGTTTATATTTAACTTGCCAAAGTTAATGCTCTTTCCTATTCTCCTCATTTGGATActatttctgcttcagaaagatGACATATTTCTCTAGGAGTCTTTGTTTACTTTACTGTTTAAGCAAGTTGTTGTtcatttttgtggcttttcttCCATCTCTTATTTCCCCTCCCTTCTCACCCTTCACCATTGAAACTGGACACAGTATTCTAGAAATCTTGGATTGTGaggttttgcattttaatttttagtcaGTGTTTCACGCAGAATTCTCCACTTTTTTGTGTACATATGAAATAGCACTAAAGAAATGGTATTTTGTTAAGTTTACATGAAGATTTCTGTTTCCAAGACAGAGTTTTTCTGCCTTGAAGGTAAAATCTGCATTTGTTCCTCCcagatgttttatttcatgttgGATATATTAACATATATTTTGTTGGACTGTGGCCATTTAAATCAGGCAATTCAGATCTTTCTCTAGAAGTAAGTGACCCTTTATTTAGTACTCTACAACCCAGGATTCTTTCCAGATAGGATTATTGATGAAGGGATCAAGCATTTCTAGAATGAGAACTGATCAGCTGAGGACCTCattaaaccaaaaaaacaaacatacatTTAGTCTTTCGTTACCATCAACCACATTTTGGTATTTTCAGCAATTGCTCATGCTTGATAAAGTCTGAATTCTCATTTTTACCATTAAAAAGGCACTTACCAAGTAGAGCTACATCCtctgagaaatatttattctaTTTCAACTATTTCCACCATATTTTGcctatttacatttaaaattgtaCTAAAAAGTCAGGAATCTTAAAATGGGAAaacatttattcattttattcGTGCTTGAAAACAGCGGAACCAACTTTATCCAAATATTAAAAACACCcaacaaaaacacacatttaaCAGCAAAGACCAAGCCTAAAAAATGTCAGTTGTAGAAATGATGGTTTCCTAATGACACAAtcaactgaaaacaaaagctaGAATCAAACATATCATGCAGCTCAAAGCTTTAAATGAACAGGCATGATAATTTGGCTTTAAGTGTTCTAAATATATTGAATATCTGGCTTGGTAATATTAACTTTGCAAAGTTCTCCGAGTACAAGGAAAgttgcagaagagaaggaatttTAAGTgcagcatgattttttttcagaactacTGGTCAGCCATCCTGACAGcagtaaaataatgaaatgttcAACACTGAATTCAATtggtaaaaaaatcaaagacatcacaggaaaaaatgacaatGTTAGTTTTAAGATCCATGTTAGATGATCACCTGAACATAAATACCCGGTGAGAGGCTGTCTTTAAAACTGTGAATATGATTTTTCAATGTATGAACAAGACAACAACCACTTGCTTCAACTAGAGACACATTTCTACCTCTTTGCATGGAATTAATTCAATACAGTCAACTACTGGGAGAAGGTGACTGAACAGAGATCTGtaagcagctgctgagggagagAATAAATATCACTTCAGATTCTAGGAGGCTAAAAACCTCCTTCTCAAAGCCAAagtcctttttaaaattaaaataagattaaTAGTTTTGTAATAATGAGTTCATCCTACTCTGTACTATTTACATTTAATATGTACACAAACACAGATTTAAAAGCACCATTTATTTATATTCTAACCAGAGTTCCAAAATTCTCACAGAAGATAATACTGATAATTGTTTGGTTTACACTGGTGATGGAGAActttagtgttttgtttttaaggctTGTCTGTAGTATCTACTGGTTATAAGGCAATGccagatgtatttttttatcttaaaaaagCTTTCAGACAGCATACTTGTCAACAAAAACAAATATAGAAGATACCACCAGTTTCAGGCTTGGCTTGAAGGCCATGATCACTCAGCCTAATGTTGAGATGCACAGGTCATGGAAATTCCCTcctcaaaagaaataaaacatctctTTTGGAAAACTCTCAGTTATGTTTAAAAGTCCTCAACCTCTTTTGCCAAAGAGATCATTGCACTAGAGCATTTCTTCCATGTGTACAAGAATCTTGTACAATGGTCAAACAACCATTTGGTCAAATTTTCCATTCAATGCACCAAACTGAAATCCTTGAGCCTCAACAGATTAATGTTCCTGCCAATCTATCTTCTGAACTGTCTCCCAGAAATTCTACAAACTCCAGACACCTGAGGGACACTTTACCCTGTTCTCCCAAGAGCAAAATAGCCAAAACCAACTACAACAAAGCATCACACTTTACTATCTACTCCAGATAATCATGACCAAAGCTTCCTAAGCATTGCATCATCTGGTACGAGCAGTGAGTTTGACCACATATTTGTATTATGCACTGACaacaaaatttgttttattactTGAGCAAAAGTCCTAGTCAGACTGAAGTCAACTAAGCCATTGCCACTGACCACTCAAATAGTCCAGAATTTCAACACTGGTCTCTCCGTGAACCAGCCAAGTGACAGGGTAATGACACTTCTCAAGACAAACTCTGCCCATCACCCACCTTGAAGGATGAGAGGTCATAAGAGGAAGTGGGAAAAAACCTCCCACAGTGATTACTTACTTTGGGAAGATGACAGTCATGAGCGCTGATGCATAGCCAGGCTTGCACACTCCCTCAGAGAAATTGGCATACTTTGATGCCAGTTCTGGAGGCCTGTGGAAAAACAAGGACACAATCAGCACTTTCCTGGCTATGAACTGGTTTTTTGCAATCATCCAAGTGATTTTTCTCCTTATAGCTTTGCAGAAAACAGCCACTGGGAGTAATT encodes:
- the ST3GAL3 gene encoding CMP-N-acetylneuraminate-beta-1,4-galactoside alpha-2,3-sialyltransferase isoform X7, giving the protein MGLLVFMRNLLLALCLFLVLGFLYYSAWKLHLLRWEDSNSVVLSFDSVGRTIGSAFLVEQEGEREKLWLLCFRCPSHLTLLQTQEKTEPRKNPQKPWQLQAQPFPVEYDKLGFLLNLDSKLPPELASKYANFSEGVCKPGYASALMTVIFPKLTVARRVQDLQEGRGRIKEKFLVPWSVKLSGFSISPSSRLLNAWPVLCQGIEACCCSYLLSPPYSVFCKSQAKQTCKPKHTPSQLTPGVWVAPPGAELRGFPSNTSSHAVSCCSTVTAGNGMFCTSLPFFLCEFYEVMPFFSFIYWFWENFLSFFTSAVSVLGIIYNLKAVFRG